A window from Triticum aestivum cultivar Chinese Spring chromosome 6D, IWGSC CS RefSeq v2.1, whole genome shotgun sequence encodes these proteins:
- the LOC123140879 gene encoding cysteine-rich receptor-like protein kinase 10: MHHPSPFLLLLLLAALPLVATATTFDCVGGVYKANSTYEANLRRLAAVLPAETAASQSLQATRGVGYWPNRPRASSQCYWGVSSSSCAACVAGAFREAERACPHGKKAAVFARNCTLSLADFPRALGFRTISWLDLLGPGLIFQAIGFAWLFFLLLQEWRDKRRASMMRCSSLPSEDQ, from the exons ATGCATCATCCCTCgccgttcctcctcctcctcctcctcgccgccttgCCTCTGGTCGCCACCGCGACGACGTTCGACTGCGTCGGCGGAGTTTACAAGGCCAACAGCACCTACGAGGCCAACCTCCGCCGCCTGGCCGCCGTGCTCCCGGCCGAGACCGCCGCCTCCCAGAGCCTCCAGGCGACCCGCGGCGTGGGGTACTGGCCCAACCGGCCACGAGCCTCCTCACAGTGCTACTGGGGCGTCAGCTCTTCGTCCTGCGCCGCCTGCGTCGCCGGCGCCTTCCGGGAGGCGGAGAGGGCGTGCCCGCACGGCAAGAAGGCGGCCGTCTTCGCCCGCAACTGCACCCTCAGCCTCGCCGATTTTCCTAGAGCTCTCGGCTTCC GCACCATCAGTTGGCTTGACCTCTTGGGTCCGGGACTCATATTTCAAGCAATTGGATTTGCATGGCTTTTCTTCCTGCTTCTGCAAGAATGGCGTGATAAAAGAAGAGCCTCTATGAT GCGTTGTAGCTCTCTTCCGTCTGAAGATCAGTAG